One stretch of Burkholderia pyrrocinia DNA includes these proteins:
- a CDS encoding dipeptidase: MSTLHQDSIIIDGLNISKFEKPVFEDMRKGGITAANCTVSVWENFTKTVDNIGVMKKKIRDNGELLTLVRTTDDIFRAKQEGKTGIILGFQNAHAFEDNLGYIEAFHDMGVRVVQLCYNTQNLVGTGCYERDGGLSDFGREVITEMNRVGIMVDLSHVGGNTSSEAIAFSKKPVCYSHCLPSGLKEHPRNKSDEQLKEIADAGGFVGVTMFAPFLKRGIEATIDDYIEAIDYVVNLIGEDAVGIGTDFTQDFAKEFFDMLTHDKGRYRQLTNFGKVINPDGIRTIGEFPNLTAAMERAGWKESRIRKIMGENWVRVFKDVWGA, encoded by the coding sequence ATGAGCACGCTGCATCAGGACAGCATCATCATCGACGGACTGAACATCTCGAAGTTCGAGAAGCCGGTGTTCGAAGACATGCGCAAGGGTGGCATCACGGCCGCGAACTGCACGGTGTCGGTGTGGGAGAACTTCACCAAGACCGTCGACAACATCGGCGTGATGAAGAAGAAGATCCGCGACAACGGCGAGCTGCTGACGCTGGTGCGCACGACTGACGACATCTTCCGCGCGAAGCAGGAAGGCAAGACCGGGATCATCCTGGGCTTCCAGAACGCGCATGCGTTCGAGGACAACCTCGGCTACATCGAGGCGTTCCACGACATGGGCGTGCGCGTCGTGCAGCTTTGCTACAACACGCAGAACCTGGTCGGCACGGGCTGCTACGAGCGCGACGGCGGGCTGTCGGACTTCGGCCGCGAAGTGATCACCGAGATGAACCGCGTCGGCATCATGGTCGACCTGTCGCATGTGGGCGGCAACACGTCGTCGGAAGCGATTGCGTTCTCGAAGAAGCCGGTGTGCTATTCGCACTGCCTGCCGTCGGGCCTGAAGGAGCATCCGCGCAACAAGAGCGACGAGCAGCTGAAGGAGATCGCCGATGCGGGCGGCTTCGTCGGCGTGACGATGTTCGCGCCGTTCCTGAAGCGCGGGATCGAGGCGACGATCGACGATTACATCGAGGCGATCGATTACGTCGTGAACCTGATCGGCGAAGACGCGGTCGGCATCGGCACGGACTTCACGCAGGATTTCGCGAAGGAATTCTTCGACATGCTGACGCATGACAAGGGTCGTTATCGCCAGCTGACGAACTTCGGCAAGGTGATCAACCCGGACGGCATCCGCACGATCGGCGAATTCCCGAACCTGACCGCGGCGATGGAACGCGCGGGCTGGAAGGAGTCGCGCATCCGCAAGATCATGGGCGAGAACTGGGTGCGCGTGTTCAAGGACGTGTGGGGCGCGTAA
- a CDS encoding serine hydroxymethyltransferase, which yields MSNTQSFFSQPLAERDAPVRSAILKELERQQSQVELIASENIVSRAVLEAQGSVLTNKYAEGYPGKRYYGGCEFADEVEALAIERVKQIFNARYANVQPHSGAQANGSVMLALAKPGDTVLGMSLDAGGHLTHGAKPALSGKWFNAVQYGVNRDTMLIDYDQVEALAHEHKPNLIIAGFSAYPRALDFARFRAIADSVGAKLMVDMAHIAGVIAAGRHANPVEHAHVVTSTTHKTLRGPRGGFVLTNDEDIAKKINSAVFPGLQGGPLMHVIAGKAVAFGEVLHADFKTYIDNVLANAQALGEVLKAGGVDLVTGGTDNHLLLVDLRPKGLKGAPVEQALERAGITCNKNGIPFDTEKPTVTSGIRLGTPAGTTRGFGVAEFREVGRLILEVFDALRANPEGDHATEQRVRREIFALCERFPIY from the coding sequence ATGTCGAACACCCAGTCTTTCTTCTCGCAGCCCCTTGCCGAGCGCGACGCGCCGGTGCGCAGCGCCATCCTGAAGGAACTCGAGCGTCAGCAGTCGCAGGTCGAGTTGATCGCGTCGGAAAACATCGTGTCGCGCGCCGTGCTCGAAGCGCAGGGCTCGGTGTTGACCAACAAGTACGCGGAAGGCTATCCCGGCAAGCGCTACTACGGCGGCTGCGAATTCGCGGACGAAGTCGAGGCGCTCGCGATCGAACGCGTGAAGCAGATCTTCAATGCCCGTTATGCGAACGTGCAGCCGCACTCGGGCGCGCAGGCGAACGGCTCGGTGATGCTCGCGCTGGCCAAGCCGGGCGACACCGTGCTCGGCATGTCGCTCGATGCGGGCGGCCACCTGACGCACGGCGCGAAGCCGGCGCTGTCGGGCAAGTGGTTCAACGCCGTTCAGTACGGCGTGAACCGCGACACGATGCTGATCGATTACGACCAGGTCGAGGCGCTCGCTCACGAGCACAAGCCGAACCTGATCATCGCCGGCTTCTCGGCGTATCCGCGTGCGCTCGACTTCGCGCGCTTCCGCGCGATCGCCGACAGCGTCGGCGCGAAGCTGATGGTCGACATGGCGCACATCGCGGGCGTGATCGCCGCGGGCCGACACGCGAACCCGGTCGAGCATGCGCACGTCGTCACGTCGACCACGCACAAGACGCTGCGCGGCCCGCGCGGCGGCTTCGTGCTGACCAACGACGAGGACATCGCGAAGAAGATCAACTCGGCCGTGTTCCCCGGCCTGCAGGGCGGCCCGCTGATGCACGTGATCGCCGGCAAGGCCGTCGCGTTCGGCGAAGTGCTGCACGCCGACTTCAAGACCTACATCGACAACGTGCTCGCGAACGCGCAGGCGCTCGGCGAAGTGCTGAAGGCCGGCGGCGTCGATCTCGTCACGGGCGGCACCGACAACCACCTGCTGCTGGTCGACCTGCGCCCGAAGGGCCTGAAGGGTGCACCGGTCGAGCAGGCGCTGGAGCGCGCGGGCATCACCTGCAACAAGAACGGCATCCCGTTCGACACCGAGAAGCCGACCGTCACGTCGGGCATCCGCCTCGGCACGCCGGCCGGCACGACGCGCGGCTTCGGCGTCGCGGAGTTCCGCGAAGTGGGCCGCCTGATCCTCGAAGTGTTCGACGCGCTGCGCGCGAACCCGGAAGGCGACCACGCGACCGAACAGCGCGTGCGCCGCGAGATCTTCGCGCTCTGCGAGCGCTTCCCGATTTACTGA
- a CDS encoding GlxA family transcriptional regulator: MSPDRTASLSHFAFMPLPNFTMIAFTNAIEVLRMANYLSGQPLYRWSVISPEGGPVTASNGLTVDTGPAECVGQPDIVFVCGGVDVQRATTPAHLSSLRRFARMGLPLGSLCTGTYALAKSGLLAGYACAIHWENMSALKEEFPDTRFLKELFVIDRDRITCTGGVAPLDMMLNLIAARVGTARVTQIAEQFIVEHVRDTSAQQRMPLVARLGSANKSLFEVISLMENNIEEPLSREELARLANMSQRQLQRLFREHLGMTPTHYYLTLRLRRARELLLQTDMSIMHITMACGFQSACHFSKSYRDSFGVAPTRERRKQVAPLSQGSGSAAPAFPTHVLHA; encoded by the coding sequence ATGTCGCCCGACCGCACAGCGTCGCTGTCTCACTTCGCGTTCATGCCTTTACCGAACTTCACGATGATCGCGTTCACCAATGCGATCGAGGTGCTTCGGATGGCGAACTATCTGAGCGGCCAGCCGCTCTACCGCTGGTCGGTGATCAGCCCGGAAGGCGGCCCTGTCACGGCGAGCAACGGCCTCACGGTCGACACGGGCCCGGCCGAATGCGTCGGGCAGCCCGACATCGTGTTCGTATGCGGCGGCGTCGACGTGCAGCGCGCGACCACGCCCGCCCATCTGTCGTCGCTGCGCCGCTTCGCGCGCATGGGGCTGCCGCTCGGCAGCCTGTGCACGGGCACCTATGCGCTCGCGAAGTCGGGGCTGCTCGCGGGCTACGCTTGCGCGATCCACTGGGAGAACATGTCGGCGCTGAAGGAAGAGTTTCCGGATACGCGCTTCCTGAAGGAACTGTTCGTGATCGACCGCGACCGCATCACGTGCACGGGCGGCGTCGCGCCGCTCGACATGATGCTGAACCTGATCGCCGCGCGCGTGGGCACCGCGCGCGTCACGCAGATCGCCGAGCAGTTCATCGTCGAACACGTGCGCGACACGAGCGCGCAGCAACGCATGCCGCTCGTCGCGCGCCTCGGCTCGGCGAACAAGTCGCTGTTCGAAGTGATCTCTCTGATGGAGAACAACATCGAGGAGCCGCTGTCTCGCGAGGAGCTCGCGCGACTCGCGAACATGTCGCAGCGGCAATTGCAGCGGCTGTTCCGCGAACATCTCGGGATGACGCCGACGCACTACTACCTGACGCTGCGGCTGCGCCGCGCGCGCGAGCTGCTGCTGCAGACCGACATGTCGATCATGCACATCACGATGGCGTGCGGCTTCCAGTCGGCGTGCCACTTCAGCAAGAGCTATCGTGACTCGTTCGGCGTCGCGCCGACGAGGGAGCGCCGCAAGCAGGTTGCGCCGCTTTCGCAGGGTTCGGGGAGCGCCGCGCCGGCGTTTCCGACGCATGTGCTGCATGCGTGA
- a CDS encoding PAAR domain-containing protein: protein MSRRAVRNGDPTTTGGVVIAVTSTMFNHGKQVAQDGDKATCGNCEGTFPIVGGAQRMIHHGRRVALEGDAVLCPCGQNRLIAGSDSTIFYGGDGGHNAANPFAARSTYAPTRHAPGSGIHDDQFVIRDVRTKQPLSNVRYWIKDRSGTVLASGVSDRHGCTARVQTEYAQTLKLVIED, encoded by the coding sequence ATGAGCCGACGAGCAGTCAGGAACGGCGACCCGACGACAACAGGCGGCGTCGTCATCGCCGTTACGTCAACGATGTTCAATCACGGCAAACAGGTCGCCCAGGATGGCGACAAGGCGACATGCGGAAATTGCGAGGGGACATTCCCGATAGTGGGCGGTGCGCAGCGCATGATTCATCACGGGCGACGTGTTGCTCTCGAGGGTGACGCCGTACTCTGTCCATGCGGGCAAAACCGACTGATCGCGGGTAGCGACAGCACGATCTTCTACGGGGGCGACGGCGGCCATAATGCGGCGAATCCGTTCGCCGCCCGTTCGACATACGCTCCCACGAGACACGCGCCTGGGTCGGGCATCCATGACGATCAGTTCGTGATCCGCGACGTGCGGACAAAGCAGCCGTTAAGCAACGTGCGCTATTGGATCAAGGATCGATCCGGGACCGTGCTTGCGTCCGGCGTGAGTGATCGGCACGGTTGTACCGCGCGCGTGCAGACCGAATACGCGCAGACTTTGAAGCTTGTAATCGAGGATTGA
- a CDS encoding M35 family metallo-endopeptidase: MGNQTTVAETTTNTIAGSQQFADVDLRPICENMTNSEFRKMFTVAQGRAVDRLTIRIADLKKWSKNDKDRVFKWFGRDDERTRMHLLTGLTKVLGIVRAFDENNVVRSGSDGDLATGCTPHPRGTANEAAHVCAPDTATHTIAISARFCTMRPWSANADSHVSTIIHEATHFHDTMSSTDDEYTITPLLPGWGQSNPDLAINNADSIAGYVVDID, encoded by the coding sequence ATGGGGAACCAAACTACCGTTGCCGAGACAACGACAAACACCATCGCCGGATCGCAGCAATTCGCCGACGTTGACTTGCGGCCGATCTGCGAAAACATGACCAACTCGGAATTCCGCAAGATGTTTACAGTGGCACAAGGGCGTGCGGTCGATCGATTGACGATTCGCATCGCAGATTTGAAAAAGTGGTCAAAGAACGACAAGGATCGCGTGTTCAAGTGGTTCGGTCGAGACGACGAGAGAACGCGAATGCACTTGCTCACTGGCTTAACGAAGGTGCTTGGCATAGTTCGAGCATTCGACGAAAACAACGTCGTCCGCAGCGGCAGTGATGGCGATCTGGCGACGGGTTGCACGCCACATCCCCGCGGAACAGCCAATGAAGCCGCTCACGTGTGCGCGCCGGACACTGCGACACATACGATCGCGATCAGCGCACGATTCTGCACGATGCGCCCGTGGTCTGCGAATGCGGATTCTCACGTATCAACTATCATTCACGAAGCAACCCATTTCCACGACACGATGTCGTCAACCGATGACGAATACACGATTACCCCGTTGCTCCCCGGTTGGGGGCAATCAAATCCTGACTTGGCAATCAACAACGCCGACAGCATCGCGGGGTACGTCGTTGACATTGACTAA